AGGCGCTTCCTGGCCTTTTCGATCTCGTGGATGTTGCGGCCACCTTCGCCAATCTGGTCGAGCAGGTCCTTAACTTCGTCAGCGAGGTTCTTGTTCTCGCGGCGGACAGCCTCGAGCTGTTCCTGGCCTTCCTCGTAGGCACCCTTGAGACGGAACAATTCGGTGGAGTAGTTGCGGCATTCCTTCTGGCTGGCGTCGAGCTCGGCGGCGAGGTCGTCGACCTTGAGCTTCCATTCTCCAATGATCTTGTCGAAGGCCTTCTGCTTCTTCTCGGCAGCGTTGGCGATGGCGGTGGCACGGTCGACCTCGAGCTGCAGGTCCTCGACCTCGGTGGCGAGGCGCTGCTTGGTCTTCTCGAGGGCAACGACCTTCTGGTTGAGGGACTCAATGGTCTCCTCGGCCTCGGCGAGGCGGGCCTGGAGCTTGCGCTTGGCCTCCTCGAGCTCCTCGGAGCGGGCAACACCCTCGGACTCGTACTTGGAGCGCCAGATCTGGCCCTCGGCGTTGGCCTTGGAAAGCTGGCGCTGAAGATCAGCCTTGCCCTCGGCCTCCTCCTCGACCTGTTCGCGGATGTTGTCCAGGTCGTGCTCGAGGTTGCGGAACTTGCCCAGAAGGGTGGCGCGTTCCTGTTAACAAGAAAACACATTAATTAGCTTCTATGTCGGTAAGCCTTGTTAAGTGCATCATTAGACCAAGTAAGTCTCAGCTTGATACTAAAACGCACCAATATGGCAATATCTAACAATGTGTCGTTTGAGTTATCTTTGTTGTTGTTTTCTTTTAGATGAACCATGTTATATTGTATACTAACCCTGGCCTCCTCGTCGGCGAGCCTCTTGGTATCCTCCAGCTGAGTGGTGAGCGACACCTTGATCTTGGACAGCTGCGACACCTGGGACTCGGCCTCCTCCAGTTGGCGGAGCAGGTCTGAGTTCTCGATGGACATCTTCTTCTTGGCGGCATCCAGGTCGTTGAGGGTGCGGTTGGCCTCGTCAGCCTTGTTTTGGACTTCGTTGAGCTGGTGCTGGAGCTGCTTGGCGATCTTCTCCTGGGCAGCCTAttaggaaataaataattgttagaCGAAGGTATTTTCACGGTTTAGTTGAAAGTTTAATGGTTTGaattcttttaatatttaaattttggtGATGCAGGCTGATATTCGTTTTAGCGTGTATTTAACAGATCATGACTGTGTTAAAAACAAacggtattatttattatgagaaGAAAAATATTGCAGAGAAATATTgaattatacatacataggttggtgcaaatgtttacatttataaaacttCTGATACATTGTTACGGTAAGCACCACGACTATTTTTaacttacataatattaggcacattatatgttatttaattatattattcaatAATTAGTTGTTGaaaggttttatttaatgttactaATGTTAGAAGATAATTAGAATAGGGATTAATCAGTTTAAAAATCattcaaaaaagttttttacattttagctGTAGTTTAGTTTCACGTTACAGCGCTCATAGCTTTTTTGCGTTTAGTAAAACTATATTAGGTATGTTAAATTGGGCGTGTGTAGTGTCTGGTCCCAAGCACACAAGTTGTTTAAGTTCTTATATACAGCTACTATCCTAGGATAAGCATTATAAGGGCTGTATAAATCTTTATAAAGCTCTTGTGCGACTTGGGTTGCAACTCCATCTAACTGGCGAAAGCGAAGCGAAGTCCTGCTGATGCCAAAACAATTTATACCTTTTCGTTGGACACGTGGTCGAGACCAGCGCGGAGGTCATTGACTTCGCTAAAGTACTGAGAACGTTCCTTCTCAGCCCTGGATGGATTAGAAACACGATTAATATCACCTAATTGGTATGTGTTTGTGTTGTGGGCATTGAGTGGGCCGTGGTTCTTTCACGTTTAGGGAACATGCGGGGGAACTCGGTACACATGCCTCGTGGATGACATGTTACCTTTTCACGGGCCACCTGATCGACGGCAGCGCGTGTGTTGTTTAGCTCCGAGTAGCAAGACGCGCGGTCATGATCAGCCCTGAATTAGCAGTACAATTGAGTATCCCAAGCTTTCAAGTCCCAGTTCAAATTTAAAGGTTCAATACAAAATTACATTTCCTTTGCATATTAAAAGtgtatttataaacattatGCTGATGTTTATAAGATTTGCCACGTAGGAGTGCTATAAATATTCAGCATCGAGTGCCTCTTGctgtaactatttttatttcgcCAATTgcgtttacttatttttacgaTCTATGAAATCAGGATATTTGATTATAAAAAAAGcacgtacatacatacttagctTACAATAATCTAGAGCATAAAAATTGTGTTTTCATTGCTCTAGTAGAAAAGGATATAATATAACGTATAATACTCACTTGGCCTTGAGCTTGTTGAGCTGGTCGAGCTGCTCACCCATCTCGGCGACGGAATCGTTGTGCTTCTTGCGCAGGTTGGCGAGGGTGGACTCGTGCTGGATGTTGGCCTCCTCCAGGTCGCGGCGCAGCTTGCTGAGTTCAGCCTCGCGCTTCTTGTTAAGCTCGATCTGGGCAGAGGTAGCACCACCGGCCTCCTCAAGGCGCTCGCCGAGCTCCTCGAGTTCACGAGCGAGGTCAGCGCGCTGCTTCTCAGCCTTGGCGCGAGCCTGGCGCTCAGACTCGACTTCCTCCTCGAGCTCCTCGATGCGAGCCTGCAGTTCCTTGATCTGCTTCTGCAGCTTGCTGACAAGGGACTGTTCATCCTCGAGCTTAGCGGTCAGGGAGGAGATCTCCTTGTCCTTGCGCTGGATGGTCTGCTCCAGCTCCTTCTTGTTGCGTTCGAGGTCGGCGACGGCTTCCTGGGTCAGCTTGAGGTCGCCCTCAACCTTCCTCCTCTGCTTCTCAACATCACCGCGCAGCTTCTTCTCGCGCTCCAGAGAGTCCTCCAGCTCGTCGAGAGTCTGCTCGAGCTTCTGCTTGACCTTGTTGAGGTGGTTGACCTTATCCTCGGCGGCCTGGAGTTCCTCACCAGTCTTCTGGTTGGACTCGCCCTGCATCTTCTTCTCCTTGTTGAGCTTGTTGATGAGCTCATCTTGGTGGGCGATCTCATCGTTCAAGTTGCGGATCTGGTGGTCCTTGGTGGCCTTGTCCTGCTCGGATTTCTGGACGGCCAGCTCGAGATCCTCGACGTCCTTCTTGAGGCCAGAGACCTCCTGTTCCAACTTCTTCTTGTTCTGGAACAGCTGGTTGCGGGCGTCCTCCTCCTGGGTCAGGCGGTCCTGGGTGTCCTACGGTCACAACAGCTCGAATCAGTATACGGTATTCAGTATTCAAGTATATAAAACTAGGCATCGAAAAAATAAACAGTTGGCTTTTAATTGCTTTCGCAATTCCTCTAAACACGTCTGGCTTCTGTCTATCGGCAAATAATAGCAATTAATGATTTGCAATAAAATCGTGCAACCCGCAGACgtgcaatttatttttaactcttCAAGCTGCTTTTAGTGTAAACATAACGGTGTTTATTTAAAGAAATACTCTAGCAAACGAAGCATTGCTTTGCAACAGTGTTACGGCTACATATTTGGCTTGTAACGGGATGTCTTCTAAGTAACTAATGTCCGGTATGTTTACTCGCCGCAGGAATCTCAGCtaattaattaaactaattaggtacattatttatttagcgCCAGAGTATTCGCGACCCAAATTGCTCATTGCTATTTCAAGATGACGCATCATTACCgggataaaaaatatgttacaaaTTTTACGATTATTATCCGCCTGGATATGCCACATGTTAATAACTGAAGGGTATAAGGAGGAATTTAGCAAGCCACTAGTAGATGATGGTTCACAACTTTTTTTGCACTATCGTTTGAGGTACCAAAACAATTTACGACTATGTATGAAGATTTTCTGTTTCTCTCTTGAcgattcataataataaaagtagattcattatcacaaaagtgactacatgatttttttttattactataccTACTCTTAATTATGGggcttaaaattattattttactaagttTTGCTAATTCGACTATTATGACTAATATGCCTTGTTTCTATACTTTCTATTATGACGCTGTGAAGTTTTCATTTTTCTAGAGGATATCaatataaatagtttttattattgtttgagTAATGTACATGATCTGTGCTATACTATCacataactaataaataattaacacttaCCCTAAGCTGGGACTCCATGTCGGACTTCTGGGCCTGGAGCTTGGCGGCGCGCTCCTGGACTTCGGACAGCGAGCCCTTCTCGCCCTCGAGCGAGCCGAGCAGAGCGGTCTTCTCCTCCAGCAGCTTGGCGTTGAGGACCTCCAACTCCTTGCGAAGTTTCTCCTCCTTCTCCAGAGCCTCGATCGCCTTGTTGGCCTTCTCTTCCAGTTTCTGCAATTCAACCACACTTTTATCCACACCATCCCATTCCGAAACGTGTATCGttgccattttatttaattttattgatcaCATCAATTGATTGGATAGGGAATGTCGGTTCGTTCGTTAGGGGAGTTAGGCGCGCGCCCAGCCGACCGCTCGACTGAACGGGGCGCTGGAGTTTTCCAGCGGGCGATAGCCGCCCACGCGCATGATTACTTAGCTAGGTGAGTGGGGCGATAGGGGGGGATTCCAGAAATGGCTGCGGCAGGTGCGGTGTCACGTAACCGGCAGGTGGGTGCGGTTAGCTATTTACGTGCTTGATTCACGCCgctaaatttgattatttattggGTCAGAGTGCTCCATCATATTAATGCGTTGAGTGATGCTTACCGCGATCTCATCCTCGATGCGGCTGACGTTGAGGAGGGGCTTGACCTTCTGCCACAACTTCCACCAGGGCCAGGTACGGAGTTGCAGGTACTTGCGCAAGTTGCGCTGGACAACTTGGAGGGCGACCCTAGTGGTAGAAAACTTAACTTAGCATATCTTtatgaataatataatttaatttacataatGAAGTCGGATATTTGCAATTATGATATAACTAAGGTTGAAGGTAAGGTAAGGCTTTatgaaggttgactggtagagaatgcctcatagcattaagtccgccttttgtgcgattgtattttcttttgtgcaataaagattaaataaataatttaataacaaaatttcaaaagatAATAActaagaaaaaacattttaaaaaaatattaaagatttGGAATGCCAAATATCGATTTCATTACTATACCTAATTGAATTTAATATATGTAACTGTCCAGAATAaataagtgttattttatttcaggtaatGATCCCGCTTTAGTAAAAGTAACAGTGTAAGTGTGCGATGTTATTAAAGAAACTGTATAAGGTAAGATATCATACCTCTGTTCCTGCAGCTTCTTGTACTCCTTGCGGGACAGGTAACCGCGAATGTAGGCCTGGAGCCAAGACACAATCTTGGACAGCCTATCGTCACGCATCTCTTCCATCTGACCCAGGACACCAGCGCGGAAGAACACCTGGATATATAGCTAAGTCAGAACAAATCCAGACGCCCGACTTGTAGAGTTAGTAACTGGTAACATctagttttaatatatttaaaactatttctacacattatttgTGTCAGAAATAtgaacataatatttttaaatgatatatTTTTCTACATCTAATGTTAGTGGGGAATTTGCGTGAGTAATCTCGAAAAAAAACGGAGACTTTTTGAAGCGGCATGACATGGAAACATAAAAAATCGACACATAGACAACACGAGGTACAGACGATACAGACAGTAAAAGAATAAGAGGAGTTAATATCGGAATGTGTATGTGTATCCGTTACTCATGTACTACGTCTACCTTTGTTTTTCCAAGTCTGAAAGATTCCGAGTCCAAACCGGTTGTCTCGAGAATTTTCTCGGCGGCTTTCTCTGGCGACATTCCGTCTTTGACCAACCCCGGGCACAGAATTTTGTATCTGCGTTTGAGGagcatacaaaaatataacagtgtgtgtgtatgtatgtgtatgtacagGTAGAAAGGATAGGGGAAAATCCAAACAGGAGCCTTGTCACTTGGGCCCTTTGAAGCGGCTTAGTCTACTGGACAAATTACTGTACCAATTGTAAATGGTGGTCGTAATTTGCCTGAAGTATTGATAACTTGCAATTGGCTTTCTCACAGCTAACTACGCAACCGAATGAACATGCCTTGGTGTGACCGAGACGGTACGATTCGACATCCAAGCCTGTGGCGTCCAGGATGACTTGGGCGATCTTCTTAGGATCGGTTTCCTTGTCCACAGCTTGAGGGGCCAGGATCTTGTAACTACATTATCAAAATATTTCCACACAATGAGGGAGAGTCACAATAAATAGTTCTAAAGACGTGCTAGGCACATAAGGAGAGGGTGGAACAAAATGTGGGACATACTGTAAAAAACATTGATATGTTAACCACACTGCATACGATTAGGGGTATGGACTGCAATTAAGATTAATAACATGTATCCCAGGAACCTTCTATGACATAATGACCTAGAAATAACAATGGGTCAACAAAAAGGGTTCAACATTAACTCTATTCTTTAGAGTTTAACAATTTCTACTTCTCCATGCTAAAACCATTCTGGACCCCATTATAATTCTTGCCTTGGTGTGACCGATACGATAGCTCTCAGGGTCGAGTTCGACAGACTCCAGACACTTCCTAGCTGCTTCTTTAGGATCTTTTTCGTTGGTCATGATGGCTGGCGCCAGAATCATGTAACTGTTTGTCGAACatcaattatttaataaatagagTCCCTCCAACTACTCTGTATGTGACAcgtcattaaaataatttgtcGTTATATAAAACAGCTTATTAATAATCTATGATATTTCAGCAAGTGTTACTCATAGCTATGAACTATGTAAATTTGACTGATGATGTCAGCAAGTCAGCGGTAAAACCAGAATAGTTGCTCCAGAAAATACCAGcgctaaaaaaaagttttgactaaccacatataaaaataaacataacccTCTATAATCAaaacagagacataaaataCTAAAGTTATAGTTGTAATTTGAATTCTTGAATTATTTTTGATATTGATGTTGGGATCTTACCGGAGCTTGAAGTCAGGGTAGACCATCCTGTTGGGGAAACCTTTACGGCAAATACGGATGCCTTCCAACACACCGTTACAGGTCAGCTGGTGCATGACAAGGTGGGAGTCGATGAGACCTGGCGAGCGAATACACGCACACGGATAAGAGGAAATTACAGAAAATAGAAAGCCTTCGCTATTAAtgtgtattaattaatttaaaaaaacaggtATGTAGATTTTAAaccaattacttatttttttacttatccTTATAGTTGTAATAGAGTAGAGATAGAAAAGTCTCAATTTACTTTACTAAAGACaaatagtaaaattttaaaacgagtGAAAGGGAAAAGAAGATAAAGTGATATTGGTCACTTTACTAACACAAATATATTTAGCACAATTATTACTCACCAGGCTGTTTCAACTCGTTGGGGATGATACAACGTACGAAGTGAGGTTGGGTGGACCTCAGAGTTGTCATCAGGTTGTTAAGTTGTTCCTGTATGGATTAACAAAATTAGTATGCACAATTGTGATTTTGTATAGTATTTACAACAGCATTTTTCATGTTTGTCTAAATCCAATACAACTGATTATTTACCCAGAACATTTCTTAGTTTTGTCTAATAGAAATGTCTGCAAACAACATAAAAAGCGACACTCGATGATACATGAATATTGACGTAGATTTGACATGTAATGACGTGACGATGTgaataaacacacacacacacaaaactaaagttatgaTTCCTAATAAACACACACTAACACACAAAGCTATTAGACCCAGCAGCGTCGTACAGTACGTTCCTGGGGACGTTATGCGCTGTGCGTGTAATTTTTCCACAGTGCATTGATCTACACTATAACACCATAGTGCATGTAAAATATTACAACCTCTAAAAACATAAAACAGGTAATTTTCATGTTACCTTTAATATTACGTCTATGAAATGTTACTACCACAATTTTCAAAAACAATGTAGAATATATGAAGCTACATCAATATAAACCAAAAATCAATCTTTAATATAAACTTAAGAACCTTGTACGCGGAGGAGACAGTAGCAAAACCACCACCCTTCTTACCGCGACCGCCTATGAACGTACATTATAAACAAGCATAGATTAGTACCAAGACGATCACAAGGCAACATGACGGGACAATACTCGATGGCTAAACATAGACTATCGGCGACATGAGCTGTGCTGTAAAACATATAGTAGAGTggccgaacaggctttaggttacttttcgctcatgtcgtcttgGACataggtatatttggtatcagtacattcagtatgatgtcctgaacacaaataaatatttgatgacatatatatatttggtGGGGGTCCACTGCTTTCGCGCTTGACATCGCCAGTTTTTGAGACATTTGGTACcacacatggtatgtttaaaaaaaaagtaaaaaaaaatatactgccgactttatgacatCACAGCAACTACcgccaccactttcgcgcttgtcatctcatatatttgtgttcaggacaccATACTGAATGCACtaataccaaatatacccatgtccgagacgacatgagcgaaaatcgttttctagaagacttctagacaaaaAACCGACCCTCTAATATTATGTTGACATTGACAAGGTAATGTGAAAGCGTGGAAGACTGACCCTAATTACCACTAAGTTGTAATCAGTAGATTCAGTAGTAGTAACAAGGGTTAATCTTAGGCATGATAGACGATACTGAAGCTACGCCGAAGGCAGTGAAGCAAATCCCTTTCAATGAATGTAAGTTTACCCTGTAGAGCGATGATACAGTCTGGAAGGCAGAACCCTTAGCACGCTTGCCTCCAGCGCCTTAAGTTGAAAAGTGACATGAGAAATAAACATTAATATGTCTTTGTAGACAATGATGCAAGTACATTCAATAGAATGATAGTGTGTAATTATCCTCTTTGCTAGGTCTTCTAGATTAGAAATAAACACAATGTGTGTTTATTTCTAATCTATTCGACGAAGCAACTcggataataaaattgtaatagaacTTCACTTatggtaagttcgtttaatcattAAGTATAATGAAATAATCCAAGATCACTGAAGTATTGATGTGATTTTGGTAAGTGACATTTGGGTTTTATATCACCCGTCTTGTGGTGTGTGATGATATTATATGTTCACAGAAGGTATGAATACAGCTCATGGTACCTGGTCACCTGTTTTCGTAGAGATCAAAATTGCTATAGGGGCTTATCGAAATCAGTAttaaaaattatcatttaaaaaatcaatTGAATCCTTATCTGAGTAAAAGTTATTGATACGTACCCTTGCCGCCACCGGCATCAGCACCACCGGACTGACCAGGATGGTCAGCGAAGATCTCAATCAACAGTTTGTTGGTGCCCTTCTTGAACTGGTCTACGACAGTGTCGTTAAGGGGGTCCTTGTTCTTCTCAAGCCAGCCTGAGATGTTGTAACCGACCTGTTTAAGGAGGGTGGGTGAATTAAGGTGGTGGGTAGTGAATGACTGAGTGAACTAATTTAGATACCAACATTAGCAATCATTTTATTTGCTAGATTTTCAAAAAGGATATAATTCAAAGGGAAGCTTACTTTCATTCTGTTGTTTAAGTAAAGAAAATGTTTATGAACCAAATATCAGCTCAATATAATTAAAAGTGAAGTGAAATGATCGTTGGTATTGTTGATGATAAAGATACTTACGTTGCCGGCATAATGGCCAATGGCGAAGTGGGCAGCCTGGCAGCCGGGCTTGGGAGGCTTGGGCTTCAGGAACGGAGGCGACTTGCCCAAGTGGTTGTTATTCAACTTCTCAACGAAGGTCTGATCGGTAGCTTTCGGGAACATAGATTCTTCCTCAAGGATGGAGAGGATACCCATGGGCTGGAAACGGACCGATGGCGTTAGAACACGAAGTACGGCTTGCTTATCTTCTGAAAATGCTACTTATGCCAAGTGTAGTTACTTTACGACTAAAATTGTATCATGAAATGTAAATTTTGATAGGACAAGCTATAATTATGTTCTTGGAGAGGAAATTTAAATACGAGTAGCTGTTGTTTCATCAAGATAAAGTCGATAATAAAATTCAagtgaataataaaaatgaggcaaaaggtacaaatttaatttaattataaatctgtaacaaaggaaaaaaaattaaaagagaaaTAAAGGTTTTAAATACTACTTTTGTGTAAAAGGGGGTTCTAGCGtgtatatttttgttaagcGTTATCGGTTAAGCGGCATGCATTCGTAGTTGTGTGCTTTTTTCTAATAgtgagtgtaattttattagctATATAACTTTGTACTGTATCTATAAAATAGTGCTTCTTTTTCCATAGCTTCACATATTTTTAGtgtctttttttattaaacttgaTTGCTGACTTTTTAGTTGTTAAAAATACTGGTATTACTGGTGCAGTTAATATAGCTAATtagcttaaaaaatatatgcttATTAACGGATTAGACTGATATTGTAGTTTTGCAAGTGTTCTATCGGCGGTGTGGGTACAGACCGTGATAAATATATCATAATgatcaatatttaataatatccaATAACACAGCAGCTAGTAAGGTGATTCaagaaatcaaagttttaattttatttactcaCCTCATTATTTTCATcctacctactaaaataataattagtaattaatttgaGAATTGTTTAATAACATTTAGTGGTCGCTACCACCAGTACCACCggtcaacttttttttttaatacgtactGCGATGTGGGATTATGGTTTGCTTTTATTATGTTCCATGataatatttatctattataatagtttatgtgactgctatatAATAAAAGGCGTAATTTACGATAATATCGCCTTCgtttaatttcatacattttgaaatgtCGGTAGCTATCCCTAAATatcaattcaaaaataaaataaaaaaatctagacTGTTTTCTAATACAATACATCCGTTTTAGAGGTTGagagtataaaaaataataataataataataacagcaaacttctccaaagggactctacgtgttggatgtgtatccccacgcacgcctatcaaatgaccgggatgtatatacccgtgagtttatacgagatacaaataataaaaatatcgtcTTTCTTTGATTTCACAAATTTTCATATGTCAGTAGCGACCCctaaatatcaatttaaaaatttataaaaaaaatagtgttttCTAATGCAAAAGATCATTTATAGAGATCATAGGtgagagtaaaaaaataaacatatatatttttttttcagtacaaGTTTAAATCAGCCTAACAGCTAGCCAGCATTCCTCACAGGCAGCAGATTCTATAGGGGTTGTTAGAGATTGTGAATACAGTATTATAGAATATGTCGATCATTTGATACAATAAAACAGCGTGTAAAGATTCGCAAGGATGCTGCTTTCATTAAAAATGCTTTTAGCCTCGATTGCTGAAAAGGATCGTGTGCGCAAAGCATTTGTTTATACCGCGGAGCAAGGGATCAGCCAGAGATGTACTTGCGGGAGACGTTTTCAGCCCCAAGCGTCGTCTAATCGCGCCTATCGTAAGCTATACTGGATTCTAATACCTTTTCTATTAAGTCTATAGTCGCTTGAAGATCCATACCAAAATCTATGAAGGTCCATTGGATCCCTTCACGTTCATACTCTTCTTGCTCTAACACGAACATGAAATGGTTAAAGTATTGTtgtaatttttcgttcgtaaaATTAACGCATAGCTGATTAAACCCGTTCATCTGGATCGTGATACAtggaaaaaataattgtatCTGTTAAACAACTAACATTGTTTGTGTGGAAACGATGGCCGTTGGTgtgagaaaatattaaaaataaaaacaaagaacaCAGATAACACAGAACACATATAACACGTTGCATTGGTGGGTAGCTCGAATGAAGTAACGAatggaattaaattttaagtaaaaGTTCTATGGCTACTTCTTTCGGGCACCCTGTGGCATGAGGCAAGCTCTTGTTGTTGCGTTTT
The window above is part of the Cydia strobilella chromosome 12, ilCydStro3.1, whole genome shotgun sequence genome. Proteins encoded here:
- the LOC134746024 gene encoding myosin heavy chain, muscle isoform X13 — its product is MPKPIVQEGDDPDPTPYLFVSLEQKRIDQSKPYDGKKACWVPDEKEGFLQGEIKATKGDLVTVGLPGGETKDFKKDLVGQVNPPKYEKCEDMSNLTYLNDASVLYNLKQRYYHKLIYTYSGLFCVAINPYKRFPVYTTRCARLYRGKRRSEVPPHIFAISDGAYVNMLTNHENQSMLITGESGAGKTENTKKVIAYFATVGASQKKDPNQEKKGSLEDQVVQTNPVLEAFGNAKTVRNDNSSRFGKFIRIHFGPSGKLAGADIETYLLEKARVISQQALERSYHIFYQMMSGSVDGLKTKCFLSNDIYDYYNVSQGKITIPNMDDGEECQLTDQAFDILGFTQEEKDNVYKITAAVMHMGGMKFKQRGREEQAEADGMEEGERVAKLLGVDCQDLYKNLLKPRIKVGNEFVTQGRNKDQVTNSVGALCKGVFDRLFKWLVKKCNETLDTKQKRQHFIGVLDIAGFEIFDFNGFEQLCINFTNEKLQQFFNHHMFVLEQEEYTREGIHWEFIDFGMDLLACIDLIEKPMGILSILEEESMFPKATDQTFVEKLNNNHLGKSPPFLKPKPPKPGCQAAHFAIGHYAGNVGYNISGWLEKNKDPLNDTVVDQFKKGTNKLLIEIFADHPGQSGGADAGGGKGGRGKKGGGFATVSSAYKEQLNNLMTTLRSTQPHFVRCIIPNELKQPGLIDSHLVMHQLTCNGVLEGIRICRKGFPNRMVYPDFKLRYMILAPAIMTNEKDPKEAARKCLESVELDPESYRIGHTKVFFRAGVLGQMEEMRDDRLSKIVSWLQAYIRGYLSRKEYKKLQEQRVALQVVQRNLRKYLQLRTWPWWKLWQKVKPLLNVSRIEDEIAKLEEKANKAIEALEKEEKLRKELEVLNAKLLEEKTALLGSLEGEKGSLSEVQERAAKLQAQKSDMESQLRDTQDRLTQEEDARNQLFQNKKKLEQEVSGLKKDVEDLELAVQKSEQDKATKDHQIRNLNDEIAHQDELINKLNKEKKMQGESNQKTGEELQAAEDKVNHLNKVKQKLEQTLDELEDSLEREKKLRGDVEKQRRKVEGDLKLTQEAVADLERNKKELEQTIQRKDKEISSLTAKLEDEQSLVSKLQKQIKELQARIEELEEEVESERQARAKAEKQRADLARELEELGERLEEAGGATSAQIELNKKREAELSKLRRDLEEANIQHESTLANLRKKHNDSVAEMGEQLDQLNKLKAKAEKERSQYFSEVNDLRAGLDHVSNEKAAQEKIAKQLQHQLNEVQNKADEANRTLNDLDAAKKKMSIENSDLLRQLEEAESQVSQLSKIKVSLTTQLEDTKRLADEEARERATLLGKFRNLEHDLDNIREQVEEEAEGKADLQRQLSKANAEGQIWRSKYESEGVARSEELEEAKRKLQARLAEAEETIESLNQKVVALEKTKQRLATEVEDLQLEVDRATAIANAAEKKQKAFDKIIGEWKLKVDDLAAELDASQKECRNYSTELFRLKGAYEEGQEQLEAVRRENKNLADEVKDLLDQIGEGGRNIHEIEKARKRLEAEKDELQAALEEAESALEQEENKVLRAQLELSQVRQEIDRRIQEKEEEFENTRKNHQRALDSMQASLEAEAKGKAEALRMKKKLEADINELEIALDHANKANAEAQKNIKRYQAQIKDLQTALEEEQRARDDAREQLGISERRANALQNELEESRTLLEQADRARRQAEQELGDAHEQLNELSAQSASLSAAKRKLESELQTLHADLDELLNEAKNSEEKAKKAMVDAARLADELRAEQEHAQTQEKLRKALEQQIKELQVRLDEAEANALKGGKKAIQKLEQRVRELENELDGEQRRHADAQKNLRKSERRIKELTFQAEEDRKNHERMQDLVDKLQQKIKTYKRQIEEAEEIAALNLAKFRKAQQELEEAEERADLAEQAISKFRGKGRAGSAARGVSPAPQRPRPAFDGFGTFPPRFDLANDDF